The DNA window CTGCTGCGCCGGTACGGTCACGCCTTCCCCGAGGGCTACAAGGCCGACCACTCGCCGCGTGCCGCCGTCGCCGACCTCGTCCACCTCGAACAGCTGACGCACGGCCGCAACAGCTTCTCGCTCTCCCTGTACGAGCCGGTGGGCGCCGGTCCCAACGAGCGACGCTTCAAGATCTACCGGATCGGCGAGCAGGTCTCCCTGTCGGCCGTGCTGCCCGTGCTCCAGCGGCTCGGCGTCGAGGTCGTCGACGAGCGCCCGTACGAGCTGCGCTGCGCCGACCGCACGCACGCCTGGATCTACGACTTCGGCCTGCGCATGCCCAAGTCGAACGGCAATGACGGCCACCTCGCCGACGACGCGCGTGAGCGTTTCCAAGAGGCGTTCTCCGCTGTCTGGACCGGGCAGGCCGAGAACGACGGCTTCAACGCCCTCGTCCTGAGCGCCGGCCTGGACTGGCGGCAGGCGATGGTGCTGCGCGCGTACGCCAAGTACCTGCGTCAGGCCGGTTCCACCTTCAGCCAGGACTACATGGAGGACACCCTCCGCAACAACGTCCACACCACCCGGCTGCTGATCTCGCTCTTCGAGGCGCGGATGTCGCCGGAGAGGCAGATCGCCGGCACCGAGCTGATCGACGGGCTCCTCGAAGAGCTCGACGGTGCGCTCGACCAGGTCGCCTCCCTCGACGAGGACCGGATCCTGCGGTCCTTCCTGACGGTCATCAAGGCGACGCTGCGGACCAGCTTCTTCCAGAAGGCCGCGACCGGTGAGCCGCACGGCTACGTGTCGATGAAGTTCGACCCGCAGGCCATCCCGGACCTCCCGGCGCCCCGCCCGGCGTACGAGATCTGGGTGTACTCGCCGCGCGTCGAGGGCGTCCACCTGCGCTTCGGCAAGGTCGCCCGCGGTGGTCTGCGCTGGTCCGACCGGCGTGAGGACTTCCGTACCGAGGTGCTCGGCCTGGTCAAGGCGCAGATGGTGAAGAACACCGTCATCGTGCCGGTCGGCGCCAAGGGCGGCTTCGTCGCGAAGAACCTCCCGGACCCGTCCGTCGACCGTGACGCGTGGATGGCCGAGGGCATCGCCTCGTACAAGACCTTCATCTCGGCGCTGCTCGACATCACCGACAACATGGTGGCGGGCGAGGTCGTGCCGCCGAGGGACGTCGTGCGCCACGACGAGGACGACACGTACCTCGTCGTCGCCGCCGACAAGGGCACGGCGACCTTCTCCGACATCGCCAACGAGATCGCGGTCGCGTACAACTTCTGGCTCGGTGACGCCTTCGCCTCCGGCGGCTCGGTCGGTTACGACCACAAGGGCATGGGCATCACCGCCCGCGGCGCGTGGGAGTCCGTCAAGCGGCACTTCCGCGAGCTCGGCCACGACACGCAGAACGAGGACTTCACGGTCGTCGGCGTCGGTGACATGTCCGGCGACGTCTTCGGCAACGGCATGCTGCTCTCCGAGCACATCCGCCTGGTCGCCGCCTTCGACCACCGGCACATCTTCATCGACCCGAACCCGGACGCGGCCACGTCGTACGCCGAGCGCCGCCGTCTGTTCGAGCTGCCGCGCTCCTCGTGGGCCGACTACAACACCGACCTGCTGTCCGCGGGCGGCGGCGTCCACCCGCGCAGCGCCAAGGCGATCCCGGTCAACTCGCACATCCGCGAGGCGCTCGGCATCGAGCGGGGCATCACGAAGATGACCCCGGCCGACCTGATGAAGGCGATCCTCCAGGCGCCGGTCGACCTGCTGTGGAACGGCGGCATCGGTACGTACGTCAAGTCCTCGGCGGAGTCCAACGCCGACGTCGGCGACAAGGCGAACGACGCGATCCGCGTCAACGGCGAGGACCTGCGGGTCAAGGTCGTCGGCGAGGGCGGCAACCTGGGCGCGACCCAGCTCGGCCGCATCGAGTTCGCCCGGCGCGGCGCCGGCGGCGAGGGCGGCCGGATCAACACCGACGCCATCGACAACAGCGCGGGCGTGGACACCTCCGACCACGAGGTGAACATCAAGATCCTGCTGAACGGGCTCGTCGCGGACGGCGACATGACCGTCAAGCAGCGCAACCAGCTGCTCGCCACGATGACCGACGAGGTCGGCTCGCTGGTCCTGCGCAACAACTACGCGCAGAACACGGCGCTGGCCAACGCCGTCACCCAGGCGCCCTCCCTGCTCCACGCCCACCAGCGCTTCATGCGCCGGCTGGAGCGCGACGGGCACCTGAACCGCCCGCTGGAGTTCCTGCCCACCGACCGCCAGATCCGGGAACTGCTGAGCGCGGGCCGCGGCCTGAGCCAGCCGGAGCTCGCCGTCCTCATGGCGTACACCAAGATCACGGTGGCGGACGAGCTGATCCACACCGGCCTGCCGGACGACCCGCACCTGCGGACCCTGCTGCACGCGTACTTCCCCAAGGCGCTGCGCGACCAGTTCGGCGAGCAGATCGACGCGCACGCGCTGCGCCGCGAGATCATCACGACGGTGCTGGTCAACGACACCGTGAACACCGGTGGCTCGACGTTCCTGCACCGCCTGCGGGAGGAGACCGGGGCGTCGATCGAGGAGGTCGTACGGGCGCAGTTCGCGGCCCGCGCGATCTTCGGGCTCAGCGACGTCTGGGACGCCGTGGAGGCGCTCGACAACAAGGTCGGGGCGGACGTCCAGACCCGGATCCGGCTGCACTCGCGCCGGCTCGTCGAGCGCGGTACGCGCTGGCTGCTGGGCAACCGGCCGCAGCCGCTCCAGCTCGCCGAGACCATCGAGTTCTTCAGCGACGGTGTCGCGCGGGTCTGGGACGAGCTGCCGAAGCTGCTGCGCGGCGCGGACCTGGAGTGGTACCAGGGCATCCTCGACGAGCTGACGGACGCGGGGGTCCCGGAGGAGCTGGCGCTGCGGGTGGCCGGGTTCTCGTCGGCCTTCCCGGCGCTGGACATCGTGGCCATCGCGGAGCGCACCGGCAAGACGCCGATGCAGGTCGCCGAGGTGTACTACGACCTGGCCGACCGGCTGTCCATCACCCAGCTGATGGACCGGATCATCGAGCTGCCGCGGGCCGACCGCTGGCAGTCCATGGCCCGTGCCTCCATCCGCGAGGACCTCTACGCGGCGCACGCCGGCCTGACGCAGGACGTGCTGTCCGTGGGCAACGGGGCCTCCGCACCGGAGGAGCGCTTCAAGGCGTGGGAGGAGAAGAACGCGGCGATCCTGACCCGGGCGCGCACGACGCTGGAGGAGATCCAGGGTTCGGACGCGTTCGACCTGGCGAACCTGTCCGTGGCCATGCGCACCATGCGCACGATGCTGCGTACGCGCGTCTGACCCGCACCTGAGCACGAGGGGCGCCCCGCACCGGAACGAAACGGTGCGGGGCGCCCCTTCGTCACGCGCCCCGGGAAGACGTCCACAGCCTGCGGCAGGACAGGAGGGCGGCGGCGATCAGCAGGAGGTTGCGTACGACCATGACCGCGCACCCCAGCGGCGTACCCGACACGACGTCGTCGTACAGCACCGGGTAGGCGAGCGCGGTCACGGCGGCGGCCGGCAGTAGCAGCGCAGCGACGGGCCGCTGGGTGGTGGCGCGCGAGGTGAGGCAGACAGCGGCCAGGCCGAGCAGCCAGACCAGGTACTGCGGGCTGATCACACGGCTGGTGACGGTGAACAGCAGCACGGCGGCCAGCGCGGCGTCGAAGGGGGTGGCCGGGGTCCAGCGCCGCGCCCTGATCCGCCACACCAGCAGCCAGCCGAAGGCGGCGGCCGTGAGGAGGAGGGACGCGTGGGCGAGGGCCGAGACGTACGGCCCGGTCAGCTCCATGGCTCCGTAACGGTATGCGACCGTACCCGGCCAGCCGGCGAGCCGGCCCAGGGACAGCACGGTTCCGGCCATCGACTCGATCTGCACGCCCCGGCTGCCCTGCTGGCGCACGAAACCGAGCGTGTGCGAGAAGCCGAAGGCGAGCACGGCGAGCAGCGCCGCCGCCGCGGCGGCGGCCGACAGCCAGGCGTTCCTGGTGGTACGTCCACGGGGCGCGCCCAGGAGCGTGAGGGCCGGCCAGACCTTTACCAGGGCGCCGAGCCCGGCCAGCGCGCCGCCGACGGGCGGGTGGCGGCGCAGGGCGAGCAGGGCCAGTACGGCGAGTGCGGTGACCTGGACGTCGTACCGGACCAGGGGCAGATGCAGGAGCAGCGGCAGCGCGCACACCCACAGCCACGCACCGGCCGTGCTGCGGCCGGGCCGCCGTCCGGCGCGCGCCAGGGCGAGGGCGACGAGCGCGTCGGCGGCCAGGGTGAGGACGAGGAACGCCTGGAAGTACGTGAGCCAGGGCAGCGCGCCCGGTCCGAGGATCACCAGGGCCGCGCCGGGCGGGTACTGCCACATGACGTCGTCGAGGGGGAAGTCGCCGCGGGCGAGCTGCCCGTACCAGCCGTAGTAGATGCGGTGGACCTCGCCGCTGATCGTTCCCACGTCGAAGGCGGCCAGGGGCTGGGCGAGCAGCGCGAGCATGACGAGGCGGGTGGTGAGCCAGACGGCGGCGAGTGCGCAGGCGAAACGGCGAGCGGCGGCGTCGGAAGTGGGGGAGCCGGGGGCGGTGTTCGCGTCGGAGGCCGCGATCTGGTCGGTCGTCATCACCGCGCACTTTAGCCATCTATGCCCTATTTCTTCGACTTTCTTCCTTTCCTTGTCTGTTCGTCGTCGTAGGCGGCGACGACCTCCTTCGCGGGGCCGTCCATCCGCAGGACGCCGGCCTCCAGCCACAGGGCCCGGTCGCAGGTCTCGGTGACGGTCCGGTTGTTGTGGCTGACCAGGAAGACGGTGCCCGCCTCCGCACGGAGTTCGGCGACGCGGGCCCTGCTGCGGCGCTGGAAGGCCGCGTCACCGGTGGCGAGCGCCTCGTCGATCATCAGTACGTCGTGGGTCCTGGCGGCGGCGATCGAGAAACGCAGACGGGCGGCCATGCCGGAGGAGTACGTGCGCATCGGCAGCGTGATGAAGTCGCCCTTGTCGTCGATGCCGGAGAAGTCGACGATCTGCTGGTAGCGCTCACGGATCTGGCGGCGCGTCATGCCCATCGCCAGGCCGCCGAGGACCACGTTGCGTTCGCCGGTCAGGTCGTTCATCAGGGCGGCGTCGACGCCGAGCAGGGACGGCCGGCCCCGGGTCCAGAGGCGGCCGCGCGCGGGCGGAAGCAGGCCGGCGACCGCCTTGAGGAGGGTCGACTTGCCGGACCCGTTGGAGCCGATCAGGCCGATGGCCTCACCCTTGTGTGCGACGAAGGTGACGCCTTTGACGGCATGCACTTCCCGGGAGCCGCTCGCGCCCTGGACCGTGTAGGTGATGTGGACGTCGTCCGCGATGACGGTGGGCGCCGGTCCCATGTGATTTTCAGCCACGGCCGTACGTCGCCTCCGCCTGCCAGAAGTAGAGGAAACCGCCCACGCCCGCGAGGAGCGCCCAGCCCGTCGCGACGGCCCAGACGTGCGGGGGAAGTTGGGCGGCGGGGAAGCTGTCGATGAGGGCGAAGCGCATCAGGTCGATGTAGACGGCGGCCGGATTGCACTCCAGTGCCACGGCCGCCAGGTGCGGCAGCCGGTCGCTCCGCAGGAGGTGGCCGACGCTCCACATGACGCCCGAGACGTACATCCAGGTGCGCAGGACGAAGGGCATCAGCTGGGCGATGTCCGGGGTCCGGGACGCGAGCCGGGCCATGACCAGCGCCAGACCCGTGTTGAACAGCGACTGGAGGATGAGAGCGGGCAGCGCCAGCAGCCAGGCCGGCCGGGGGAACTGGCCGAAGCAGCACAGGATCACCGCCAGCGCGGCCATCGAGAAGAGCAGCTGCTGGAGCTGCTGGACGGCGTACGCGACGGGCAGGGAGGCGCGCGGGAAGTGCAGGGCGCGGACCAGGCCGAGGTTTCCGGTGAGGGCGCGGGTGCCGGCCAGGACGGTGCTGCTGGTGAAGGTCCAGACGAAGACGCCGGTGACCAGGAACGGGACGAAGTCGGTGACCCCGTCCTTGGTGCGGAGCAGGACGCCGAAGACGAAGTAGTAGACCGCCGCGTTGAGCAGCG is part of the Streptomyces agglomeratus genome and encodes:
- a CDS encoding NAD-glutamate dehydrogenase, which codes for MQTKLDEAKAELLVRAARVAENSPAGGQPSTGSTSAGTPDRDTLLAYLQRYYLHTAPEDLADRDPVDVFGAALSHYRLAENRPQGTANVRVHTPTVEENGWTCSHSVVEVVTDDMPFLVDSVTNELSRQGRGIHVVIHPQVTVRRDLTGRLIEVISADGRRRDEKLPHDACVESWIHVEIDRETDRSDLKQITADLLRVLNDVREAVEDWEKMRDSALRIAEELPSEPTADDLRDQEVEEARELLRWLAADHFTFLGYREYELTADDALSAVPGTGLGILRSDPHHSGTEDHPVSPSFSRLPADVRAKAREHKLLVLTKANSRSTVHRPSYLDYVGVKKFDADGNVVGERRFLGLFSSAAYTESVRRVPVVRRKVAEVLETAGFSPNSHDGRDLLQILETYPRDELFQTPVDQLTSIVTSVLYLQERRRLRLYLRQDEYGRYYSALVYLPRDRYTTAVRLRLIDILKEELGGISVDFTAWNTESILSRLHFVVRVPPGTELPGLTDADTERIEGRLVEAARSWADGFSEAMNAELGEERAAELLRRYGHAFPEGYKADHSPRAAVADLVHLEQLTHGRNSFSLSLYEPVGAGPNERRFKIYRIGEQVSLSAVLPVLQRLGVEVVDERPYELRCADRTHAWIYDFGLRMPKSNGNDGHLADDARERFQEAFSAVWTGQAENDGFNALVLSAGLDWRQAMVLRAYAKYLRQAGSTFSQDYMEDTLRNNVHTTRLLISLFEARMSPERQIAGTELIDGLLEELDGALDQVASLDEDRILRSFLTVIKATLRTSFFQKAATGEPHGYVSMKFDPQAIPDLPAPRPAYEIWVYSPRVEGVHLRFGKVARGGLRWSDRREDFRTEVLGLVKAQMVKNTVIVPVGAKGGFVAKNLPDPSVDRDAWMAEGIASYKTFISALLDITDNMVAGEVVPPRDVVRHDEDDTYLVVAADKGTATFSDIANEIAVAYNFWLGDAFASGGSVGYDHKGMGITARGAWESVKRHFRELGHDTQNEDFTVVGVGDMSGDVFGNGMLLSEHIRLVAAFDHRHIFIDPNPDAATSYAERRRLFELPRSSWADYNTDLLSAGGGVHPRSAKAIPVNSHIREALGIERGITKMTPADLMKAILQAPVDLLWNGGIGTYVKSSAESNADVGDKANDAIRVNGEDLRVKVVGEGGNLGATQLGRIEFARRGAGGEGGRINTDAIDNSAGVDTSDHEVNIKILLNGLVADGDMTVKQRNQLLATMTDEVGSLVLRNNYAQNTALANAVTQAPSLLHAHQRFMRRLERDGHLNRPLEFLPTDRQIRELLSAGRGLSQPELAVLMAYTKITVADELIHTGLPDDPHLRTLLHAYFPKALRDQFGEQIDAHALRREIITTVLVNDTVNTGGSTFLHRLREETGASIEEVVRAQFAARAIFGLSDVWDAVEALDNKVGADVQTRIRLHSRRLVERGTRWLLGNRPQPLQLAETIEFFSDGVARVWDELPKLLRGADLEWYQGILDELTDAGVPEELALRVAGFSSAFPALDIVAIAERTGKTPMQVAEVYYDLADRLSITQLMDRIIELPRADRWQSMARASIREDLYAAHAGLTQDVLSVGNGASAPEERFKAWEEKNAAILTRARTTLEEIQGSDAFDLANLSVAMRTMRTMLRTRV
- a CDS encoding glycosyltransferase 87 family protein; translation: MTTDQIAASDANTAPGSPTSDAAARRFACALAAVWLTTRLVMLALLAQPLAAFDVGTISGEVHRIYYGWYGQLARGDFPLDDVMWQYPPGAALVILGPGALPWLTYFQAFLVLTLAADALVALALARAGRRPGRSTAGAWLWVCALPLLLHLPLVRYDVQVTALAVLALLALRRHPPVGGALAGLGALVKVWPALTLLGAPRGRTTRNAWLSAAAAAAALLAVLAFGFSHTLGFVRQQGSRGVQIESMAGTVLSLGRLAGWPGTVAYRYGAMELTGPYVSALAHASLLLTAAAFGWLLVWRIRARRWTPATPFDAALAAVLLFTVTSRVISPQYLVWLLGLAAVCLTSRATTQRPVAALLLPAAAVTALAYPVLYDDVVSGTPLGCAVMVVRNLLLIAAALLSCRRLWTSSRGA
- a CDS encoding ABC transporter ATP-binding protein, which produces MGPAPTVIADDVHITYTVQGASGSREVHAVKGVTFVAHKGEAIGLIGSNGSGKSTLLKAVAGLLPPARGRLWTRGRPSLLGVDAALMNDLTGERNVVLGGLAMGMTRRQIRERYQQIVDFSGIDDKGDFITLPMRTYSSGMAARLRFSIAAARTHDVLMIDEALATGDAAFQRRSRARVAELRAEAGTVFLVSHNNRTVTETCDRALWLEAGVLRMDGPAKEVVAAYDDEQTRKGRKSKK
- a CDS encoding ABC transporter permease, with the protein product MPLRTKPPVRPPTPAAASAGPAGPAATRPGPSSADLAALAARHGLTESGARPSLPAYTRLLWGRRHFVTAFATARLTAQYSGARLGQGWQIMTPLLNAAVYYFVFGVLLRTKDGVTDFVPFLVTGVFVWTFTSSTVLAGTRALTGNLGLVRALHFPRASLPVAYAVQQLQQLLFSMAALAVILCCFGQFPRPAWLLALPALILQSLFNTGLALVMARLASRTPDIAQLMPFVLRTWMYVSGVMWSVGHLLRSDRLPHLAAVALECNPAAVYIDLMRFALIDSFPAAQLPPHVWAVATGWALLAGVGGFLYFWQAEATYGRG